The following coding sequences are from one Portunus trituberculatus isolate SZX2019 unplaced genomic scaffold, ASM1759143v1 PGA_scaffold_204__15_contigs__length_355038, whole genome shotgun sequence window:
- the LOC123500345 gene encoding uncharacterized protein LOC123500345 yields the protein MRLTGLECEKVSSCQRRLLFRMASDPKPDQAQMLVEDTPASVTAAAATTATPPAPPATPLALNVDSDVLEFTREMVEQRSTARPGCHPPLEHICKPSLLRTLHPQHTP from the exons ATGCGTCTCACAgggctggagtgtgagaaggtCAGCTCTTGTCAGCGCAGACTGCTCTTCAGGATGGCTAGTGACCCCAAACCAGACCAGGCACAGAT GTTGGTGGAGGACACACCAGCCTcagtcactgctgctgctgccaccacagccactccacctGCTCCACCTGCCACTCCACTAGCACTGAATGTGGACTCTGATGTGTTGGAGTTCACGAGGGAAATGGTGGAGCAAAG AAGCACTGCCAGACCAGGGTGCCACCCTCCTCTCGAACACATATGCAAACCATCCTTGTTGAGAACACTGCACCCTCAACACACCCCATGA
- the LOC123500343 gene encoding uncharacterized protein LOC123500343, whose amino-acid sequence MRLTGLECEKVSSCQRRLLFRMASDPKPDQAQMLVEDTPASVTAAAATTATPPAPPATPLALNVDSDVLEFTREMVEQRSTARPGCHPPLEHICKPSLLRTLHPQHTP is encoded by the exons ATGCGTCTCACAgggctggagtgtgagaaggtCAGCTCTTGTCAGCGCAGACTGCTCTTCAGGATGGCTAGTGACCCCAAACCAGACCAGGCACAGAT GTTGGTGGAGGACACACCAGCCTcagtcactgctgctgctgccaccacagccactccacctGCTCCACCTGCCACTCCACTAGCACTGAATGTGGATTCTGATGTGTTGGAGTTCACGAGGGAAATGGTGGAGCAAAG AAGCACTGCCAGACCAGGGTGCCACCCTCCTCTCGAACACATATGCAAACCATCCTTGTTGAGAACACTGCACCCTCAACACACCCCATGA